In the Halorubrum ruber genome, CCGACTACTGCTCGGCGCAGTAGTCGACGAAGTTCCGCAGAATCCGCAGCCCCGTCTCGCCGCTCTTCTCGGGGTGGAACTGCGTGCCGAACACGTTGCCGGCCTCGTTGGCGACGACCGCCGGGAAGTCGACCCCGTAGTCGGCGGTGGCGACGACCGCGTCGGCGTCGTCCGGCTCGGCGTAGTAAGAGTGGACGAAGTAGGCGTGCTCCCCGTCGACGCCCTCGACGATCGGGTGGTCGCGCGCGACCTCCAGCTCGTTCCAGCCCATGTGCGGCACCTTCCGGTCCACGTCGAACCGGACGTTAGTGCCGGGGACCAAATCGAGGCCCGTCACCTCGCCTTCGCCCTCGTGGTCGGCCTCCTCGCTCGTGGTGAGGAGCATCTGCATCCCGAGGCAGATCCCGAAGAGGGGGCGCCCCGCCTCGGCGTGGTCGGTCAGCGCCTCGCGCAGGGGGCCGGCGTTCTCCATCCCCTCGCGGAACGCGCCGACGCCGGGGAGGACGACCCCGTCGGCCGCGGCGAACGCCTCGGGGTCGTCGGTGATCTCGACGGTCGCGCCCGCGCGTTCCAGCCCGCGGGTCGCGGACCGGAGGTTCCCGAGACCGTAGTCCACGAGGGCGACGGACACCTCTCGATCCGTTGGAGATTCGTCCATGTTACCGATACATCACCTGCGTGGAAGTCAGTTTCCATCCGGGATCCACTACAGAGCAGTATATACCTGTCCGTATATTTGAACAGCAACACTTTTGATAGATCAGTAAAACGCCAATATGTACTCCTCATGGAGCGACGACGCCAATTCCTCAAGGTCGCGGGCGCAGCAAGTATCGTTGGACTCGCCGGCTGTAGCGGCGGCGGCGACGGGTCCGATGGGTCGGACGGTAGCGACGGGTCCGACGGCGGCGACGGGTCCGATGGGTCGGACGGGTCGGACAGCGACCCGGAGATGACCTTCGGCGGCGACGGCACGGTCGACTTCGGCATCTCGCCGTCCGTCCCGCAGGAGGACCTCAACGTACAGTACTCCCCGCTCGAAGACCACATCGGGAGCTACCTCCGGGAGAACTACGATGTCCCCAGCGACCTCAGCGTCGAGGGGACCATCGGAAGCAACTACAGCGCCATCATCCAGTCGCTCGGCCAGGGAACGCTGGACATCGCCGAGACCGGACCGTTCGCGGCCGCGCTCGGCGTGATGACCGACAACGCGGAGATCATCCTCCAGCGGTACGGCTACGGCGGGTGGACGTACAAGAGCATCATCGCGACGCCGAACGACAGCGACATCACGGAGCTGTCCGACCTCTCCGGCAAGACGGTCGCGTTCTCCGACCGGCTCTCGACGAGCGGCGCGCTGTACCCGCTGTACAGCATGTCGAACCAGGGCGGCCTCGACGTCGGTGAACTCCCCGAGGGCAACGGCTCGCAGGCCGAGTTCGACGCCCGGTTCGCCGGCGGTCACGTGGGCTCGTACACCCTGCTCGAACAGGGCCAGGTCGACGCGGCGGCGATGGGCGGATTCGTCCGCGACACGAAGACCGGCCCCGCGCCCGAGGAGTGGCAGGAGGTCGCGACGACCCTCCACGCGGACGAGGGGCTCCCGCGCGCGCCCATCGTGGTCTCGCCCGAACTGAGCGACGACGTGAAGACCGCCATCCAAGAGGCGTTCTTGGAGGGTCCGGACAGCATCTACTACGGCGCGGACGGCGAGGACGGCACCGAAGACGACCTCTGGTTCAGCCGCGTCCGCGAGTCGAGCCGGGAGGACTACCAGTCCGTCATCGACGTCGCCGACGAGCTCGGCGTCGGGACTGACATCTTCAACCAGTAGGAGCCCGCTCGGTCCCCAACTTCGGATCGTTTTTCATACGATCGGTCCGTTCTCGGACAAAGTCAAACCTCATGCCAACGATCGAATTCGAAAACGTCAGCAAGATATACGACGAGGACACCGTCGCCCTCGACGACGTGTCGTTCACCATCGACGAGGGGGAGTTTGTCATTCTCCTCGGTCCCTCCGGCGCCGGAAAGTCGACGATGCTTCGGGTGTTGAACGGGCTCACGCAGCCCACCGAAGGCTCCGTTCGCATCGGCGGCGAGGAGCTCCAAGGGAACCGCAGCGGGGTCGGAATGGTGTTCCAGGAACACTACCTCATCGAGAGCAAGACCGCGTTCGGCAACGCCCTGTCGGGGGCGCTCTCCCGGAACGGGCTCCTCCGGAGCGCCCTCGGGATGCACGACGACGTCGACAAGCGGACCGCCCTGGAGGCCCTCCAGACGGTCGGCCTCCTCGACGAGGCCGGCCAGCGCGCCGAGTCGATGAGCGGGGGCCAGAAACAGCGCGTCGGGATCGCCCGCGCGCTGGTCCAGAACCCCGAGATCGTCCTCGCCGACGAGCCGGTCGCCAGTCTCGACCCGAAGGCCGCCCGCGACGTGATGCGCTATCTCAAGAAGGCGGCGACCGAGCAGGACCTCACCACGATCACCAGCCTCCACCAGGTGAACATCGCGCGCGAGTTCGGGGACCGGTTCCTCGGCATCCGCGACGGGGAAGTGATCTTCGACGGCGACGCGGACGACCTCACGATGGACGAGATGGACCGGATCTACTACGGCGAGCCCCAGGGCGGCAAGACGGTCCCGACCGGAACGAGCGGCGACGAGCTCGGCGAGGCCGACGCCGCCGCCGACGGGGGTGAGCGGGCGTGAGCTCGCCGTCCGACTCGGCGATCGACGACCAGTTCCGCACGCTCGAACGGCTCCGCCGACTGAAGTACCTGCTGTGGGGCGTGCTGCTCGCCGCGGTCCTCGGCGTCACCTACTGGGGGCTCGGCTTCATCGGCTTTCAGTCGAGCGTCGTCGCGGGGCGGCTCCCCGGGATGTACGAGTTCATCAGGACCGGCTTCTTCCCGCCGGACTTCCAGAACTTCACGATCTACACCAAAGACCAAGGGATCACCGGGTTACAGGCGATCCCCGCGAGCTTCGGCGACGGCGGCGCGCACATCATTGAGAGCTTCCAGTCGCAGCGGCAGTCGCTGGTGAAGGCGAGCCTCGTGACGCTCCTCCTCGGCTTCATGGGCACCGTGTTCGCCTTCCCGTTCGCGCTCGTCCTCGGCGTCCTCGGGAGCGAGCGCGTCACACCGTTCCCCTTCAACTTCATCTTCCGGGGCACCCTCAGCGGCATCCGCGCCATCCCCGCCATCGTCTGGATCTTCCTGTACATCCCTATCGGCCCGCCGGGGCAGGTGACGGCGGTCCTCGCGATCGCGACCGACAGCATCGGGAACCTCGGCCGCCTGTTCACCGACGACCTCGAGGAGATCGAGGAGGGGCCGATCGAGGCGATCCGGTCGACGGGCGCGTCTGGCACCCAGACCGTGAGCTTCGGCATGCTGAGTCAGGTGTCGCGCTCCTTCATCGCGTGGACGCTGTACATCTTGGAGATCAACACCCGGATCGCCATCTCGCTCGGCGTCGTCGGCGCCGGCGGCCTCGGGCTGATGATCCGGAACAGCCAGGACCTCTTCGAGTTCCAGCAGACCGCGGCCGGCCTGATCATGGTGTTCATCGTCGTCCTCGGCATCGAGCTGATCTCCTCGCGCATCCGCGCCCGGCTCCGGCCCGGCGAGCACGAGGGGAAGGGGCTGATCGAAGCGATCCGCGGCCTGTTCGACGCGAAGAAGTGGCTCGGCGTCGGCGACCGGTCCGACCGAGACTGACGCCGCTCAGAACTCGCCGAGCCGCGACTGGCCGTCCCCGCCGTCTCCGCTCCGTTCTCCGACGCCGCTCAGCTCGGCCGCCCGCGCGATCGTCTCGAAGAAGCCGTCGCGCTGGCTCCGGTCGTACAGCGTCGCCGCCGGGTGGACAGAGAGGAGGACGCGCCGCGACTCGCCCGCGATCCGCGCGTCGACCACGTCGCCCGACTCGGAAGTGATCGCCACCGAGCGGTCGAGGAGGTGTTCGCTCGGGACTTTCCCGAGCGTCACGATCAGCTCGGGGTTGAGCCGGTCGATCTCCGTTTCGAGGTAGCCGCGACAGTTCGCCAGCTCCTCGGTCGTCGGGTCGCGGTTGTCGGGGGGCCGGCACCGCACGCAGTTCGTGATCCGCACGTCGGCGCGGGCGAGCCCCGCGTCCCGCAGGGCCTCGTCGAGCACGTCGCCCGAGCGCCCGACGAACGGCTCGCCCTCCTCGTCCTCGGTGGCGCCCGGCCCCTCGCCGACGAACAGCAGGTCCGCGTCGGTGGGGCCGACCCCGTCGACGATCCGGCTCCGCGACGCGACCAGTTCCGGGCAGCGCTCGCAGCCGGGAACGCACAGGTCCTCGTCGAGCGCGGCGCCGTCGCCGCCGTGTTCGCTCATACAGGCGTTGCGGGCGCGGTCGTCTAAGTAGCGTCGGTCGGTCCGAGCGCGTCCGCCGGCCGAACCCCGCGGACGCGTCACTCGGTCGCCGCCTCGCGGTGCGCGCTCGCGGCGAGCCCTGCGATCCGGAGCGGCTCGCAGCGCCGCTCGCCGTCGCGGGTGAGCCCTCGGATCGCCGCGGCCGCCTCGTCGGAATCGACGCCGACCGCGCGGACGAAGCGGGGGTCGTCGGAGTCCGGCGCGTCGTCGTCCGCGGCGTCGACCGGAACCCGCGGCGGCAGCGACCGGTACGTCGCGAGACGGTCGGCGAGCGCGTCGCCGTCGAACGCGTCGCGCAGGGCCGGTTCGAGCCCGGGGCTCGCCTCGTAGCTCACGGCGTAGACCGGGCGGTCGAGCGCCTCGCGGAGCCGGTCGAGGTCGAGGAGGTTGAACCACGCCGGCGCGACGCCCGCGCAGGCGACGTGGCGGACGTCCTCGCGGTCGAGCGCGCGCCAGCAGTCGATAACGGCGTCGGTGGCGTCGGTCCCGCCGACGGTACAGGTCGCGAACGCGAAGCCGTCCGGCGTCCCGTCGGCGCGGATGACGACGCCGGCCGCGTGGCTCGCGTCGCGGGCGTCAGAGAAGGCGATGCCGAGCGTGCGGCTCGGCGGCGTCACTCACGCGTCCTCGGACTTGATCTCTTGGAGCCGGTCGAGAAGCTCGTCGTTCGAGGCGCCGGGCTCGTAGTCGACGGACCCCTGGTGGGTTTCCTGGGCAGCCCGGACACCGTCGTCGTCGTCGAAGTCCGCGTCCAGGTCCTGATTCTCCTGTTCGGACTCGTCGTAGCTGCCGAAGCCCATATGTGTGTGTGACTAACAGGGCGCGACTGATAAATCCACGGCCGCCACCGGGTCCGAGCGCCGCCGAGAGCCGGGCGGGCGCAGGCGCGACCGCGGCTGTACCCTTTTGTCGCTCCGCGAGCGAGTACGGGCATGGAGCCGATCACCGTCACCGCGGACGCGGAGGAGTTCACCTGCAACGCGTACCTCGTCGTCGGGGACGCGACGACGCTCGTCGACGCGGGAACGATGCCCGGCGTGGACGAGGTCATCGCCGACGCGCTCGACGACGCCGGCGTCGACGGCCTTGACCGCCTCGTCGTGACCCACCAGCACCACGACCACGTGGGCGAGCTCGACGCCGTGGTCGACCGCTTCGACCCCCGAGTGTTCGCGTACGCCGACCATCCGCGCCGCGACGTCGCGCTCGAAGACGGCGACGAGATACTCGTTGGCAGCGAGGCCTGCGAGGTCGTCCACACGCCGGGGCACGCCGACGACCACGTCTCGCTCGTCGGCGAGGAGCGGCTCTACTCCGGCGACGTCGTCGTCTACAACGACGGTGCCTTCGACGACGGCTCGTTCGGCCGCACCGACATGGCCGGCCAGTCGCGCGAGCGCCTGATCGAGAGCCTTCACGAGATTCTCGACCGCATGCCTGACACCAGGGAAGCCATGTTCCCCGGCCACGGCGACGTCTACCGCGCCGCCGACGGGCCGGACACCGTCCGCGAGGTGATCGAGCGCGCGACGGAGCGCGCCGAGCGCCGCGAGCCGAAGTATCCCGACGAGTGAGCGGGAGCTCTTTTTAAAAGCGGACGACGGCGAGACCGACCGCCCACGTCGGCGCGTGCCGATGAGCGCCCGCAGGGCGCGAGTCGCACGCGCGAGGGAGTCGCGAGCGCTTTTAAGCGCGAGCGACGAGGCTGGGGAGGCGTGAGGCCCACGCGCGGCTGGCCGTCGAAGCGAGCCACACGCGCGGCTGGCCGGCAAAGAGAGAATTCGCGAGAAGGGCCGAACCCGGCCCCGAAGCCGACCGGATTACGCGGCGCGGCGCTCGGTCGCCTTCGGGCGGAGGTTGGTGTAGCCGCACTTGCGGCAGCGCTCGGCCTCGGAGGCGTTGCGGGCGTTACAGCGCATACAGATCTGTCGGTCGAGCATGCGACGTTCGGCGGCGTCGAAACTGGCCATACGACTACTGGACGGGCGGTGCTGTAAAAGGTTGCGAGACGCCGCGGCGGCCGCGGGAAGAACGGGTGCGAGCGAGAGCTCGCGTCAGGCGTCCGCTTTAGGCGCCCGCTTCTGAGAGGGCGGCCTCGATGTCCTCGCGCTGCGTGACGCCGACGAAGCGGTCGACGACGCCGTCGTCGTTCTCGACGATGAGCGTCGGGAGCGAGCGGACCTGGTACTGGTTCGCGACGTCCTGCTCCTCGTCGACGTCGACCTTCTGGAGCTCGAACGCGTCGCCGAGGTCCTCCTGAATCTCCTCCAGGATGGGGTCTTGGGTCTTACACGGGCCGCACCACTCGGCGTGGAAATCCAGCAGTCGAACGGTCATAGTCGGCGTCAACTATCGCCGGCCCGCGCATAAGGGTTTCCCACTCGTGTGTGCGCGCGGTCATCGCGGTCCACCAACGGCGCGTCAAAGGCGGTCGTTACGCGCGAGCGGCGAACGAAACGTTTAGAACCCGTCGCCGCCCAGAACCGGACATGAGTGGCTCCAACTCCGGCGGGCTGATGTCCAGCGCGGGACTGGTCCGCTACTTCGAGAACGAGGACCGGAACGCCATCGCGATCGACCCCAAGACGGTCGTCGCGTTCTGCGTCCTCTTCGGCGTGTTCGTCCAGATTCTGTCGCTGACCGTCGCGTAGGCGCTCGACGCGCCGCCCTCGTTTTGCCGACGCGCAACCGCCCTTTTAGCGACGCATCGGCCGTGACCCGACCGACCGCGTAGCGCGCCCTTTTTCCACGCGCCCGCCCCACCGATCCGTATGAAAGCAGGCGTCATCGCCGTTCAGGGCGACGTGGCCGAACACGCCGCCGCCGTCCGCAACGCCGCGGCCGCCCACGACGAGTCCGCCGAGGTCGTCGAGGTCCGGGACGCGGGGATCGTCCCCGACTGCGACGTCCTCCTCATGCCGGGCGGGGAGTCGACCACCATCTCGCGGCTGATCCACCGCGAGGGGATCGCCCCCGAGATCGAGGCACACGCCGCGAGCGGAAAGCCCGTCCTCGCGACCTGTGCCGGGCTCATCGTCTGCTCGACCGACGCGAAGGACGAGCGGGTCGAGCCGCTGGGGCTGGTCGACGTCTCCGTCGAC is a window encoding:
- a CDS encoding preprotein translocase subunit Sec61beta, which codes for MSGSNSGGLMSSAGLVRYFENEDRNAIAIDPKTVVAFCVLFGVFVQILSLTVA
- the phnC gene encoding phosphonate ABC transporter ATP-binding protein, whose protein sequence is MPTIEFENVSKIYDEDTVALDDVSFTIDEGEFVILLGPSGAGKSTMLRVLNGLTQPTEGSVRIGGEELQGNRSGVGMVFQEHYLIESKTAFGNALSGALSRNGLLRSALGMHDDVDKRTALEALQTVGLLDEAGQRAESMSGGQKQRVGIARALVQNPEIVLADEPVASLDPKAARDVMRYLKKAATEQDLTTITSLHQVNIAREFGDRFLGIRDGEVIFDGDADDLTMDEMDRIYYGEPQGGKTVPTGTSGDELGEADAAADGGERA
- the hisH gene encoding imidazole glycerol phosphate synthase subunit HisH, translated to MDESPTDREVSVALVDYGLGNLRSATRGLERAGATVEITDDPEAFAAADGVVLPGVGAFREGMENAGPLREALTDHAEAGRPLFGICLGMQMLLTTSEEADHEGEGEVTGLDLVPGTNVRFDVDRKVPHMGWNELEVARDHPIVEGVDGEHAYFVHSYYAEPDDADAVVATADYGVDFPAVVANEAGNVFGTQFHPEKSGETGLRILRNFVDYCAEQ
- a CDS encoding PhnE/PtxC family ABC transporter permease → MSSPSDSAIDDQFRTLERLRRLKYLLWGVLLAAVLGVTYWGLGFIGFQSSVVAGRLPGMYEFIRTGFFPPDFQNFTIYTKDQGITGLQAIPASFGDGGAHIIESFQSQRQSLVKASLVTLLLGFMGTVFAFPFALVLGVLGSERVTPFPFNFIFRGTLSGIRAIPAIVWIFLYIPIGPPGQVTAVLAIATDSIGNLGRLFTDDLEEIEEGPIEAIRSTGASGTQTVSFGMLSQVSRSFIAWTLYILEINTRIAISLGVVGAGGLGLMIRNSQDLFEFQQTAAGLIMVFIVVLGIELISSRIRARLRPGEHEGKGLIEAIRGLFDAKKWLGVGDRSDRD
- a CDS encoding 50S ribosomal protein L40e translates to MASFDAAERRMLDRQICMRCNARNASEAERCRKCGYTNLRPKATERRAA
- a CDS encoding DUF99 family protein: MTPPSRTLGIAFSDARDASHAAGVVIRADGTPDGFAFATCTVGGTDATDAVIDCWRALDREDVRHVACAGVAPAWFNLLDLDRLREALDRPVYAVSYEASPGLEPALRDAFDGDALADRLATYRSLPPRVPVDAADDDAPDSDDPRFVRAVGVDSDEAAAAIRGLTRDGERRCEPLRIAGLAASAHREAATE
- a CDS encoding MBL fold metallo-hydrolase, whose amino-acid sequence is MEPITVTADAEEFTCNAYLVVGDATTLVDAGTMPGVDEVIADALDDAGVDGLDRLVVTHQHHDHVGELDAVVDRFDPRVFAYADHPRRDVALEDGDEILVGSEACEVVHTPGHADDHVSLVGEERLYSGDVVVYNDGAFDDGSFGRTDMAGQSRERLIESLHEILDRMPDTREAMFPGHGDVYRAADGPDTVREVIERATERAERREPKYPDE
- a CDS encoding phosphate/phosphite/phosphonate ABC transporter substrate-binding protein; the protein is MERRRQFLKVAGAASIVGLAGCSGGGDGSDGSDGSDGSDGGDGSDGSDGSDSDPEMTFGGDGTVDFGISPSVPQEDLNVQYSPLEDHIGSYLRENYDVPSDLSVEGTIGSNYSAIIQSLGQGTLDIAETGPFAAALGVMTDNAEIILQRYGYGGWTYKSIIATPNDSDITELSDLSGKTVAFSDRLSTSGALYPLYSMSNQGGLDVGELPEGNGSQAEFDARFAGGHVGSYTLLEQGQVDAAAMGGFVRDTKTGPAPEEWQEVATTLHADEGLPRAPIVVSPELSDDVKTAIQEAFLEGPDSIYYGADGEDGTEDDLWFSRVRESSREDYQSVIDVADELGVGTDIFNQ
- a CDS encoding thioredoxin family protein, with amino-acid sequence MTVRLLDFHAEWCGPCKTQDPILEEIQEDLGDAFELQKVDVDEEQDVANQYQVRSLPTLIVENDDGVVDRFVGVTQREDIEAALSEAGA
- a CDS encoding uracil-DNA glycosylase, yielding MSEHGGDGAALDEDLCVPGCERCPELVASRSRIVDGVGPTDADLLFVGEGPGATEDEEGEPFVGRSGDVLDEALRDAGLARADVRITNCVRCRPPDNRDPTTEELANCRGYLETEIDRLNPELIVTLGKVPSEHLLDRSVAITSESGDVVDARIAGESRRVLLSVHPAATLYDRSQRDGFFETIARAAELSGVGERSGDGGDGQSRLGEF
- a CDS encoding DUF5786 family protein encodes the protein MGFGSYDESEQENQDLDADFDDDDGVRAAQETHQGSVDYEPGASNDELLDRLQEIKSEDA
- the pdxT gene encoding pyridoxal 5'-phosphate synthase glutaminase subunit PdxT, with amino-acid sequence MKAGVIAVQGDVAEHAAAVRNAAAAHDESAEVVEVRDAGIVPDCDVLLMPGGESTTISRLIHREGIAPEIEAHAASGKPVLATCAGLIVCSTDAKDERVEPLGLVDVSVDRNAFGRQKDSFEAKVPVAGLDDPFHAVFIRAPAIDDVGAGVETLATVDGRPVAVRDGPVVATAFHPELTDDPRIHDLAFFPEREVVA